In the Primulina eburnea isolate SZY01 unplaced genomic scaffold, ASM2296580v1 ctg739_ERROPOS11973397, whole genome shotgun sequence genome, one interval contains:
- the LOC140821814 gene encoding U-box domain-containing protein 44-like → MDKSVVSEPVLEQDSLTIPEFDSSTVNSISSSSLQTEPITEFSIFIEKLRPVLDEMKLSVEENDLPALKKAIESLETDYKRAKSATDDSNIRSSPSKRLEDLTQNLGRSLGFVLFASHEVPLSNKDKMEALCKEMMNMRFELYSEQESNSAMEVREMEETDETDGIEEEEEEEEEEEEEEEEEEEDDDDDDDFVEEDTSLGTLGVDDVFLGIRSDNEETFEKAIFALYSLIVDGMVSGEKLNDEDVVNVLCNRLGSCGGCERVSIIQILRYLVTLNDQNKEKMVELGFLSALVLSLTRDIVEQREAVGLLSSLCVDPGVRRRIGRIQGCVVMLVAISNGDDERASHDARMLLDVMSGNTQHSLHMAEAGYFRPLIKFLKEGSDMCKVLMATALSRMELTEQNKISLGEDGAIEPLIKMFRTGNLEAKLSSLNALRSLSNSKQNIQRLIDSGVVVALLQLLFSVTSVIMTLREPASAILAKVAQSETIVLIKQDISRQMLSLLNLSSPVIQNHLLEALNSITSHENASKVRKKMKENGAIQLLLPFFTETDSKIRAGALKLLYTLSKDSPEELVENLGYPSLNTLSKIASSSTSESEKAAAFGILSNIPVNDGKVTDILKNASFFHVLVSFVSLSNLNSTPTVVWLAESIAGILIRFTVPTDKRLQHYSVENGVIPILLKLLMSGSEVTISKATLCFSQLSQNSLNLSKSQKMKWFCLPNPSDSFCEVHGGYCSIKSTFCLIKAGAITLLIQILNGVERGSDEAILSCLATLLEDEIWEAGTNYIVKISGVGGVIKVLESGTIKSRLKALWILERILRVEAYRVEYGEYAKMVLIDLAQNGDAILKPEVAKSLAQLELLQDQSSYF, encoded by the exons ATGGATAAATCAGTTGTGTCAGAGCCAGTCTTGGAGCAAGATTCTTTGACGATCCCTGAATTTGATTCTTCAACTGTAAACTCCATCTCTTCGTCTTCGTTGCAGACAGAACCCATTACAGAATTCTCAATATTTATCGAGAAATTAAGGCCGGTTCTTGATGAAATGAAGCTAAGTGTAGAGGAAAACGACCTACCGGCCCTCAAGAAAGCTATTGAATCTCTTGAAACTGATTATAAACGAGCCAAATCAGCAACGGATGATTCGAATATTCGATCATCTCCTTCGAAACGACTAGAAGATTTGACACAAAATCTTGGAAGGTCTTTAGGCTTTGTGTTATTCGCAAGCCATGAAGTGCCTTTGTCTAACAAAGATAAGATGGAGGCATTGTGTAAGGAGATGATGAATATGAGGTTTGAGTTATATTCGGAACAGGAATCGAATTCTGCTATGGAGGTTAGGGAGATGGAGGAAACAGATGAAACAGACGGaatagaagaagaagaagaagaagaagaagaagaagaagaagaagaagaagaagaagaagaagatgatgatgatgatgatgatttcGTGGAGGAGGATACAAGCTTAGGTACATTAGGCGTTGATGATGTTTTTCTTGGTATAAGGTCTGATAATGAAGAAACGTTTGAAAAAGCAATTTTCGCTTTATACTCACTGATAGTGGATGGTATGGTTTCGGGTGAAAAGCTTAATGATGAAGATGTAGTTAATGTTTTATGCAACCGGCTGGGATCGTGTGGTGGTTGTGAAAGAGTGTCAATCATTCAAATACTTAGGTATCTTGTTACTTTAAATGATCAAAACAAG GAGAAGATGGTGGAATTGGGATTTTTATCGGCATTGGTATTGTCTCTGACGAGGGACATAGTGGAGCAAAGGGAGGCAGTTGGGCTTTTGTCAAGTCTTTGTGTTGATCCCGGGGTTAGGAGACGGATCGGGAGGATACAAGGGTGTGTTGTCATGTTGGTTGCTATCTCCAACGGAGATGATGAAAGGGCCTCACATGATGCAAGAATGTTGCTGGATGTTATGTCTGGAAATACACAACATTCGCTTCATATGGCCGAGGCTGGTTACTTTAGGCCTCTGATTAAGTTCCTGAAGGAAG GTTCAGACATGTGTAAAGTTCTAATGGCGACAGCATTATCAAGGATGGAACTAACTGAGCAGAACAAGATTTCTCTTGGAGAAGACGGGGCGATTGAGCCACTCATCAAAATGTTCAGAACAGGGAATCTTGAGGCCAAACTCTCTTCCTTGAATGCGTTGCGGAGCTTGTCCAACTCAAAGCAGAATATCCAACGTTTGATTGATTCGGGAGTCGTGGTGGCTCTGCTTCAGCTCCTATTTTCTGTGACATCAGTTATAATGACCTTAAGAGAACCAGCTTCAGCAATTCTAGCGAAGGTGGCACAGTCTGAAACTATAGTACTCATTAAACAAGACATCTCTAGACAGATGCTTTCTCTGCTAAATCTTTCAAGTCCTGTAATCCAAAATCACCTCTTAGAAGCACTAAATAGCATCACCTCGCATGAAAATGCATCTAAggttcgaaagaaaatgaaggaaaATGGAGCTATTCAGCTCCTTCTACCGTTCTTTACAGAAACTGATTCTAAAATTCGGGCCGGTGCTTTGAAATTGTTGTACACCCTGTCCAAAGATTCGCCAGAAGAGCTCGTTGAAAATCTGGGGTACCCTTCTCTAAATACACTGTCCAAAATTGCATCGTCGTCAACATCAGAAAGTGAAAAGGCCGCTGCTTTTGGGATACTTAGCAATATCCCAGTAAATGATGGGAAAGTAACAGATATACTAAAGAATGCCAGCTTTTTTCATGTGTTAGTTTCTTTTGTCAGTTTAAGCAATCTAAATTCAACACCTACAGTGGTTTGGTTAGCCGAGAGTATTGCAGGTATACTGATCCGGTTCACAGTTCCTACAGATAAAAGACTACAGCATTACTCTGTTGAGAATGGCGTGATTCCTATTCTCTTAAAGTTGCTTATGAGTGGTTCCGAAGTTACTATATCTAAGGCTACTCTTTGTTTTTCGCAACTGTCACAAAATTCATTAAATCTGAGTAAATCCCAGAAAATGAAATGGTTTTGCTTGCCTAATCCATCGGATTCCTTTTGTGAAGTTCATGGTGGTTACTGCTCCATCAAAAGCACATTTTGTTTGATCAAGGCGGGAGCCATCACCCTGTTGATTCAAATCCTGAACGGGGTGGAACGAGGCTCGGATGAAGCGATTCTAAGTTGCCTTGCAACCCTTTTGGAAGACGAAATTTGGGAAGCCGGAACCAACTATATAGTGAAAATATCAGGCGTTGGAGGCGTTATTAAAGTCTTGGAGTCGGGTACCATAAAGTCCAGACTGAAAGCTCTTTGGATATTGGAAAGAATACTTAGAGTTGAGGCTTACAGAGTAGAGTATGGAGAATATGCAAAAATGGTGCTTATTGATCTTGCACAGAATGGCGATGCTATACTGAAACCTGAAGTGGCTAAGTCATTGGCACAGCTCGAACTGTTGCAAGATCAATCTAGTTACTTTTGA